The Halosimplex litoreum genome has a window encoding:
- a CDS encoding TATA-box-binding protein: protein MVDPKETINIENVVASTGIGQELDLQSVAMDLEGADYDPEQFPGLVYRTQEPKSAALIFRSGKIVCTGAKSTDDVHESLRIVFDKLRDLNIQVDDDPEIVVQNIVTSADLGRNLNLNAIAIGLGLENIEYEPEQFPGLVYRLDDPDVVALLFGSGKLVITGGKQPEDAEEAVDKIVSRLEDLGLLE from the coding sequence ATGGTTGACCCCAAGGAGACAATCAATATCGAAAACGTCGTCGCCTCGACTGGAATCGGGCAGGAGCTCGACCTGCAGAGCGTGGCGATGGACTTGGAGGGGGCGGACTACGACCCCGAGCAGTTCCCCGGCCTCGTCTACCGCACCCAGGAGCCCAAGTCGGCAGCGTTGATCTTCCGTTCCGGTAAGATCGTCTGCACCGGCGCCAAGAGCACGGACGACGTCCACGAGAGTCTGCGGATCGTCTTCGACAAGCTGCGCGATCTCAACATCCAGGTCGACGACGACCCGGAGATCGTCGTCCAGAACATCGTCACCTCCGCCGACCTCGGTCGCAATCTGAATCTCAACGCGATCGCCATCGGCCTGGGCCTGGAGAACATCGAGTACGAGCCCGAGCAGTTCCCCGGCCTCGTCTACCGGCTGGACGACCCCGACGTGGTCGCGCTGCTGTTCGGCTCGGGGAAGCTCGTCATCACCGGCGGCAAGCAGCCCGAGGACGCCGAGGAAGCGGTCGACAAGATCGTCTCCCGGCTGGAAGATCTGGGCCTGCTGGAGTAG
- a CDS encoding TIGR01177 family methyltransferase, with product MYVLELGGQDDDFAACEASSAAAGVEVVGAGLATARAVTDRVRDLAYVHRASEVVGHCDPDVAGARATLDAATVDREGTVAVRAVDVRATTGVDTQRVERELGQVLVDRGFSVDLDDPDHELRALFAGPPGADSTAENAESDAAGPGDSDPGVLDDGAGLCVLGWLDVESERGFGDRRPTDRPFFQPGSMDPKLARALVNIAGARAGATVVDPMCGTGGVLLEAGLVGARAVGSDAQRKMARGTRANLRDRFGEDGDFEVCRGDVTRLPFVDDFADAAVFDVPYGRQSKIEGDSLADLVGSALAEARRVAARAVVVADRSWEAEARDAGWTVEEHFERRVHRSLVRHVLVLDRE from the coding sequence GTGTACGTCCTCGAACTGGGCGGGCAGGACGACGATTTCGCGGCCTGCGAGGCGTCGAGCGCCGCCGCGGGGGTCGAGGTAGTCGGCGCCGGGCTGGCGACCGCGCGCGCGGTGACCGACCGCGTCCGCGATCTCGCCTACGTCCACCGCGCGAGCGAGGTGGTCGGCCACTGCGACCCCGACGTGGCCGGCGCGCGCGCGACGCTGGACGCCGCGACCGTCGACCGCGAGGGAACGGTCGCCGTCCGCGCCGTCGACGTGCGCGCGACGACCGGCGTGGACACTCAGCGCGTCGAGCGCGAGCTGGGACAGGTGCTCGTCGACCGCGGTTTCTCCGTCGATCTCGACGACCCCGACCACGAGTTGCGCGCGCTGTTCGCTGGGCCGCCGGGCGCCGACAGCACCGCGGAGAACGCGGAGTCGGACGCGGCCGGACCGGGCGACTCGGACCCGGGCGTCCTCGACGACGGGGCGGGCCTCTGCGTCCTCGGCTGGCTCGACGTCGAGAGCGAGCGCGGCTTCGGCGACCGCCGTCCGACGGATCGGCCCTTCTTCCAGCCGGGGAGCATGGACCCGAAGCTGGCCCGCGCGCTGGTGAACATCGCCGGCGCGCGGGCGGGAGCGACCGTCGTCGACCCGATGTGCGGCACCGGCGGAGTGCTGTTGGAGGCCGGTCTCGTCGGCGCCCGGGCGGTCGGCTCGGACGCCCAGCGGAAGATGGCCCGCGGGACGCGCGCGAACCTCCGAGATCGGTTCGGCGAGGACGGCGATTTCGAGGTCTGCCGCGGCGACGTGACGCGCCTGCCGTTCGTCGACGACTTCGCGGACGCCGCCGTCTTCGACGTGCCCTACGGGCGCCAGTCGAAGATCGAGGGCGACTCGCTGGCCGATCTGGTGGGGAGCGCGCTCGCCGAAGCGCGCCGGGTCGCCGCCCGCGCGGTGGTCGTCGCCGACCGCTCGTGGGAAGCCGAGGCGAGAGACGCGGGCTGGACCGTCGAGGAGCACTTCGAGCGGCGGGTTCACCGGTCGCTGGTTCGGCACGTGCTGGTGTTAGATCGGGAGTGA
- the thyA gene encoding thymidylate synthase — protein MQQYLDLVRAAVAEGTYKPNRTGVDTLSTFGAHYEVDLQEGFPLLTTKDLSGYRWNSLIHELLWYFSGEEHIRNLREETKIWDAWADEEGHLDTAYGRFWRRYPIPEEGLEGESWPDDAHRWVNDDENTFDQFQYVLDTLRENPQSRRIVVNAWHPANATTSTLPPCHYTFVFNVQGDRLNLHLTQRSGDIALGIPFNVAAYSLVTHIVAQRTGFEVGSFSHSVVDAHAYCGEGARGEWYEANRAELRERMAAVDDREGYDGVRDWILTEAPAEPGVENADHVPNLLAQLTREPRERPTIEVADEPIDELTYEDVAVRDYDPAPGLDFAVAE, from the coding sequence ATGCAGCAGTATCTCGATCTCGTCCGGGCGGCCGTCGCGGAGGGCACCTACAAGCCCAACCGGACGGGCGTGGACACGCTCTCGACGTTCGGCGCGCACTACGAGGTCGACCTTCAGGAAGGGTTCCCTCTGCTCACCACGAAGGACCTGTCGGGCTATCGCTGGAACTCGCTCATCCACGAGCTCCTGTGGTACTTCTCCGGCGAGGAGCACATCCGGAATCTCCGCGAGGAGACGAAGATCTGGGACGCCTGGGCCGACGAGGAAGGCCACCTCGACACCGCCTACGGCCGCTTCTGGCGCCGGTACCCGATCCCGGAGGAGGGCCTGGAGGGGGAGTCCTGGCCCGACGACGCCCATCGCTGGGTCAACGACGACGAGAACACCTTCGACCAGTTCCAGTACGTGCTGGACACGCTGCGGGAGAATCCGCAGTCGCGCCGCATCGTCGTCAACGCCTGGCACCCCGCCAACGCGACGACCAGCACCCTCCCGCCCTGTCACTACACCTTCGTCTTCAACGTCCAGGGCGACCGGCTGAACCTCCATCTCACTCAGCGCTCGGGCGATATCGCGCTGGGGATCCCGTTCAACGTCGCCGCCTACTCGCTGGTGACCCACATCGTGGCACAGCGGACGGGCTTCGAGGTCGGGAGCTTCTCCCATTCGGTCGTCGACGCTCACGCCTACTGCGGCGAGGGCGCTCGCGGCGAGTGGTACGAGGCAAACCGTGCGGAGTTGCGCGAACGGATGGCCGCCGTCGACGACCGCGAGGGGTACGACGGCGTGCGCGACTGGATCCTGACGGAAGCGCCCGCCGAGCCAGGAGTGGAGAACGCCGACCACGTCCCGAACCTGCTGGCGCAACTGACCCGCGAACCCCGCGAGCGCCCGACGATCGAGGTGGCCGACGAGCCGATCGACGAGCTGACCTACGAGGACGTCGCGGTGCGCGACTACGACCCCGCGCCCGGCCTCGATTTCGCGGTCGCCGAGTGA
- a CDS encoding dihydrofolate reductase, whose translation MTDAGREAASSVEIALIAAVAENRVIGADGEMPWHYPADLAHFKETTTGHPVVMGRVTYESISAQLGGPLPGRTNIVLTRSGVDAPEAVVQVGSVDAAVEAAEAAAVETDARTAFVAGGATVYEAFLDRADRLVLTEVPGEPAGDTRFPEWDSAAWVEVDREPEGELSFVTYERR comes from the coding sequence ATGACGGACGCCGGACGGGAGGCGGCCTCGTCGGTCGAGATCGCGCTCATCGCCGCCGTCGCGGAGAACCGCGTCATCGGGGCGGACGGCGAGATGCCGTGGCACTACCCCGCGGATCTGGCCCACTTCAAGGAGACGACGACGGGCCATCCGGTCGTCATGGGCCGGGTGACCTACGAGTCGATTTCGGCGCAGCTGGGTGGGCCGCTGCCCGGGCGGACCAATATCGTGCTGACGCGCTCGGGCGTGGACGCGCCCGAGGCGGTCGTGCAGGTCGGGAGCGTCGACGCCGCGGTCGAGGCCGCCGAAGCGGCCGCGGTGGAGACCGATGCGAGGACGGCGTTCGTCGCCGGCGGTGCGACCGTCTACGAGGCGTTTCTCGACCGGGCCGACCGGCTGGTGCTGACGGAGGTCCCGGGCGAGCCCGCGGGCGACACCCGGTTCCCGGAGTGGGACTCGGCGGCGTGGGTCGAAGTCGACCGCGAGCCCGAGGGCGAACTGTCGTTCGTGACCTACGAGCGGCGGTGA
- the msrB gene encoding peptide-methionine (R)-S-oxide reductase MsrB gives MSEQEEGLPSSDEEWRERLTDEEYKILREQGTEPKFSGEYLEVDEEGEFTCAGCGTELFSTDQQYDAGHGWPSFFDVVEDGNVETKLDTSHGMRRTEVVCATCGGHLGHVFDDGPDPTGKRYCINSAALDFEGEARTE, from the coding sequence ATGTCAGAGCAGGAAGAAGGACTCCCGAGCAGCGACGAGGAGTGGCGCGAGCGGCTGACCGACGAGGAGTACAAGATCCTGCGCGAGCAGGGGACCGAACCGAAGTTCAGCGGCGAATACCTCGAGGTGGACGAGGAGGGGGAGTTCACCTGCGCCGGGTGCGGGACGGAGCTGTTCTCGACGGACCAGCAGTACGACGCCGGCCACGGCTGGCCGAGCTTCTTCGACGTCGTCGAGGACGGCAACGTCGAGACGAAACTGGACACCAGCCACGGGATGCGCCGGACCGAAGTCGTCTGTGCGACCTGCGGCGGCCACCTCGGCCACGTCTTCGACGACGGTCCGGACCCGACCGGCAAGCGCTACTGTATCAACTCGGCGGCGCTGGATTTCGAGGGCGAGGCGCGAACGGAGTGA
- a CDS encoding glutaredoxin family protein — MAFTLYQLDGCPYCEKVADRMDELDLDYETVWVDALHSQRDEVKRVSGQRGVPVLVDDDRGVTMAESAKVVEYLDASFA; from the coding sequence ATGGCGTTCACGCTCTACCAGCTCGACGGGTGTCCGTACTGCGAGAAAGTCGCCGACCGGATGGACGAACTGGACCTCGACTACGAGACGGTCTGGGTCGACGCGCTCCACTCCCAGCGCGACGAGGTCAAGCGCGTCTCCGGCCAGCGCGGCGTCCCCGTCCTCGTCGACGACGACCGCGGCGTCACGATGGCCGAGTCGGCGAAGGTCGTCGAGTACCTCGACGCCAGTTTCGCCTGA
- the radA gene encoding DNA repair and recombination protein RadA, translated as MATEDLEELPGVGPATAEKLKDNGFDGYQGIAVASPGELSNTADIGESSAADIINAARDAADIGGFETGATVLERREQIGKLTWSVDEVDDLLGGGIETQSITEVYGEFGAGKSQVTHQISVTVQLPSEHGGLEGSAMFIDSEDTFRPERIEQMVKGLSEEVIEDTMVLHDVVEEDEDADATDEALLDDLVEAMLDNIHVAKAFNSNHQILLAEQAQELASESQDEEFPIRLLCVDSLTAHFRAEYVGRGELAERQQKLNKHLHDLMRVGDLHNTAVVVTNQVASNPDSFFGDPTQPIGGNILGHTSTFRIYLRKSKGDKRIVKLVDAPNLPDGEAVMRVEEDGLMNE; from the coding sequence ATGGCGACAGAAGACCTCGAAGAACTGCCGGGTGTGGGTCCGGCGACGGCGGAGAAGCTCAAAGACAACGGGTTCGACGGCTACCAGGGCATCGCCGTCGCCTCACCCGGTGAACTGTCGAACACGGCGGACATCGGCGAGTCCAGCGCGGCGGACATCATCAACGCCGCGCGCGACGCCGCGGACATCGGCGGCTTCGAGACCGGCGCGACGGTGCTCGAACGCCGGGAACAGATCGGGAAGCTCACCTGGAGCGTCGACGAGGTCGACGACCTGCTCGGCGGCGGCATCGAGACTCAGTCGATCACCGAGGTGTACGGCGAGTTCGGCGCCGGCAAGTCCCAGGTGACCCACCAGATCTCCGTCACCGTCCAGCTCCCCAGCGAGCACGGCGGGCTGGAGGGGTCGGCGATGTTCATCGACAGCGAGGACACGTTCCGCCCCGAGCGCATCGAGCAGATGGTCAAGGGCCTCTCCGAGGAGGTCATCGAGGACACGATGGTCCTCCACGACGTCGTCGAGGAGGACGAAGACGCCGACGCGACCGACGAGGCCCTGCTCGACGATCTGGTCGAGGCGATGCTCGACAACATCCACGTCGCGAAGGCGTTCAACTCCAACCACCAGATCCTCCTGGCCGAGCAGGCCCAGGAACTCGCCAGCGAGAGCCAGGACGAGGAGTTCCCCATCCGCCTGCTCTGTGTCGACTCGCTGACCGCGCACTTCCGCGCCGAGTACGTCGGCCGGGGCGAACTCGCCGAGCGCCAGCAGAAGCTCAACAAACACCTCCACGACCTGATGCGCGTCGGCGACCTCCACAACACCGCCGTCGTCGTCACCAATCAGGTCGCCTCGAACCCCGATTCCTTCTTCGGCGACCCGACCCAGCCCATCGGGGGGAACATCCTCGGCCACACCTCCACGTTCCGCATCTACCTCCGCAAGTCCAAGGGCGACAAGCGGATCGTCAAGCTCGTCGACGCGCCGAACCTCCCCGACGGCGAGGCCGTCATGCGCGTCGAAGAAGACGGTCTGATGAACGAGTAG
- the pspAB gene encoding PspA-associated protein PspAB, whose protein sequence is MGLLDGLKSALGMKAEADATRDADPEDLFGMSTAYMTMEADLGFAPANAAALCFAEVDSTDFEDAVENVEAILEAGEVETGTGARFTTDDHGYEWVVLEDDDPEDLVTSIHFAADEFIERGYGSRLLAAVFAFRKDDRLAYWIYSFRRGKYYPFAPEGDHDRHNQTEIKLQSVLDGELTVEPDKEYWYPLWPDRPGNHPWE, encoded by the coding sequence ATGGGACTGCTGGACGGCCTGAAGTCCGCGCTGGGGATGAAAGCGGAGGCCGACGCGACCCGGGACGCCGACCCGGAGGATCTCTTCGGGATGAGCACGGCCTACATGACGATGGAGGCCGATCTAGGCTTCGCGCCGGCGAACGCGGCCGCGCTGTGTTTCGCCGAGGTCGACAGCACCGATTTCGAGGACGCCGTCGAGAACGTCGAAGCCATCCTCGAAGCCGGCGAGGTCGAGACCGGAACCGGGGCCCGGTTCACGACGGACGACCACGGCTACGAGTGGGTCGTGCTGGAGGACGACGACCCAGAGGACCTGGTGACGAGTATCCACTTCGCCGCCGACGAGTTCATCGAACGCGGCTACGGCTCGCGGCTGCTCGCCGCCGTCTTCGCCTTCCGGAAGGACGACCGGTTGGCCTACTGGATCTACTCGTTCCGTCGCGGCAAGTACTACCCCTTCGCCCCGGAGGGCGACCACGACCGACACAACCAGACGGAGATCAAGCTCCAGAGCGTCCTCGACGGCGAGCTGACGGTCGAACCGGACAAGGAGTACTGGTACCCGCTCTGGCCCGACCGACCCGGGAACCACCCCTGGGAGTAA
- a CDS encoding aldo/keto reductase, with the protein MSELDLHRLGLGTWQNTDSEECAESVRTALELGYRNIDTAQAYGNEEAVGRGIAEADVPREEVFLATKVDTANLAHDDVLATAAESLERLGVDYLDLLYVHWPTEAYDPEGTLSAFQQLYDEGTIRHVGVSNFEPEHLDAAREVLDAPIYANQVEMHPYLQQDELREYAAEHDHHVVAYSPLARTEVLDDPVLTDIAEKHDASVPQVTLAWFLSLDGVAAIPKATGAEHIRDNWGAYDVDLDEEDLDRIAELDRGHREIDFAGAPWDH; encoded by the coding sequence ATGAGCGAACTCGATCTCCATCGACTCGGACTGGGTACCTGGCAGAACACCGACTCCGAGGAGTGCGCCGAGAGCGTGCGGACGGCGCTGGAACTGGGCTACCGAAACATCGACACCGCACAGGCGTACGGCAACGAGGAAGCCGTCGGCCGCGGGATCGCCGAGGCCGACGTGCCCCGCGAGGAGGTCTTCCTCGCCACGAAGGTCGACACGGCCAACCTCGCCCACGACGACGTGCTGGCGACGGCCGCGGAGAGCCTGGAGCGGCTCGGCGTCGACTACCTCGATCTCCTGTACGTCCACTGGCCGACCGAGGCCTACGACCCCGAGGGAACGCTGTCGGCGTTCCAGCAACTGTACGACGAGGGCACGATCCGACACGTCGGCGTCTCGAACTTCGAACCCGAGCATCTCGATGCGGCCCGCGAGGTGCTCGACGCGCCGATCTACGCGAACCAGGTCGAGATGCATCCCTATCTCCAGCAGGACGAGCTTCGCGAGTACGCCGCCGAGCACGACCACCACGTCGTCGCGTACTCGCCGCTGGCGCGGACCGAGGTGCTGGACGACCCCGTCCTGACCGACATCGCCGAGAAACACGACGCGAGCGTGCCGCAGGTGACCCTGGCGTGGTTCCTGTCGCTGGACGGCGTCGCGGCCATCCCGAAGGCCACGGGCGCCGAGCACATCCGCGACAACTGGGGCGCCTACGACGTGGATCTGGACGAGGAGGACCTGGACCGGATCGCCGAGCTGGACCGCGGGCATCGGGAGATCGACTTCGCGGGCGCGCCCTGGGACCACTGA
- a CDS encoding M48 family metalloprotease: MDWQTDSRLTRRMALALGLALLGYAALVGPVVWFLPPAGALIVCGLVLGILGVLVLEADRLAYLATSAIAIERADHPELFDTVERLSRQADVPRPPVAVIPSDEPNAMSAGAGNRTVVCVTLGLLKELDDEQLEAVVAHELAHVKNGDSSVLTVAGFPATVALAMLSTALEGMDGWGIVLGYFGAAAFLAVLSLPLLVVSLPGTLVLSRYREYAADRGAVAITGKPVALAEALAELHGLSKPPAEDMRSMAGFNAFCIVPSPSLGLPGTHPPTHKRIRKLRELAAELER, encoded by the coding sequence ATGGACTGGCAGACCGACAGCCGCCTGACCCGGCGGATGGCCCTCGCCCTCGGGCTCGCGCTCCTCGGCTACGCCGCCCTCGTCGGGCCGGTGGTCTGGTTCCTCCCGCCCGCCGGCGCACTCATCGTCTGCGGGCTCGTTCTCGGTATTCTCGGTGTCCTCGTGCTCGAAGCCGACCGACTGGCCTACCTCGCGACGAGCGCGATCGCCATCGAGCGCGCGGACCACCCCGAACTGTTCGACACCGTCGAGCGCCTCTCCCGGCAGGCCGACGTGCCACGGCCGCCCGTCGCCGTGATCCCCAGCGACGAGCCCAACGCGATGTCGGCCGGGGCCGGGAACCGAACCGTCGTCTGCGTGACGCTCGGACTGCTGAAGGAACTCGACGACGAGCAGCTGGAGGCCGTCGTCGCCCACGAACTCGCCCACGTCAAGAACGGCGACTCGTCGGTGCTGACCGTGGCCGGCTTCCCGGCGACGGTCGCGCTGGCGATGCTCTCGACGGCGCTGGAGGGGATGGACGGCTGGGGCATCGTTCTGGGCTACTTCGGCGCCGCGGCGTTCCTGGCGGTACTGAGCCTCCCGCTGCTGGTCGTGAGCCTGCCGGGCACGCTCGTCCTCTCCCGGTATCGCGAGTACGCCGCCGACCGGGGCGCCGTGGCGATCACGGGCAAGCCGGTCGCGCTCGCCGAAGCGCTCGCGGAGTTGCACGGGCTGTCGAAACCGCCCGCGGAGGACATGCGCTCGATGGCCGGGTTCAACGCCTTCTGCATCGTGCCGTCGCCGTCGCTCGGACTGCCCGGAACCCATCCGCCGACGCACAAGCGGATCCGGAAGCTGCGGGAGCTGGCGGCCGAGCTGGAGCGGTAG
- the htpX gene encoding zinc metalloprotease HtpX yields MEWKTDWGLRGRMFFTMFLLAALYIAFLGVLLWTNQSFVLIVGFMSVFLIAQFFFSDKLALRSMGAREVSEEEYPELHRMVGRLSQQADLPKPTVAVADTRTPNAFATGRSQKNATVAVTTGLMGTLDQDELEGVMAHELAHVKNRDVAVMTIASFLATIAMFILRWGFLFGGGGRDRQGGGAGIIVAIVASLVVWIVSFLLIRALSRYREYAADRGGAAITGKPAALASALMTIDNRMDRVPEEDLREQSEMNAFFIVPIGKGVIANLFRTHPTTERRVERLQELAGEMESA; encoded by the coding sequence ATGGAGTGGAAAACGGACTGGGGCCTCCGCGGGCGCATGTTCTTCACCATGTTCCTCCTGGCCGCCCTGTACATCGCCTTCCTCGGGGTGTTGCTGTGGACGAACCAGTCGTTCGTGCTCATCGTCGGCTTCATGAGCGTCTTCCTGATCGCACAGTTTTTCTTCAGCGACAAACTGGCGCTGCGGAGCATGGGCGCTCGGGAGGTCTCCGAGGAGGAGTACCCCGAACTGCACCGGATGGTCGGCCGGCTCTCCCAGCAGGCCGACCTGCCGAAACCGACCGTGGCGGTCGCCGACACGCGGACGCCCAACGCCTTCGCGACCGGGCGCTCGCAGAAGAACGCGACCGTCGCCGTGACCACGGGGCTCATGGGGACCCTCGACCAGGACGAACTCGAGGGCGTGATGGCCCACGAACTCGCCCACGTCAAGAACCGCGACGTGGCGGTGATGACCATCGCGTCGTTCCTGGCGACCATCGCGATGTTCATCCTCCGGTGGGGGTTCCTGTTCGGCGGCGGCGGCCGCGACCGCCAGGGCGGGGGCGCCGGCATCATCGTCGCTATCGTCGCCTCGCTGGTCGTCTGGATCGTCTCCTTCCTGCTCATCCGCGCGCTCTCCCGGTACCGCGAGTACGCCGCCGACCGCGGCGGGGCCGCCATCACCGGCAAGCCCGCCGCGCTCGCGAGCGCGCTGATGACCATCGACAACCGGATGGACCGCGTGCCCGAAGAGGACCTCCGCGAGCAGTCGGAGATGAACGCCTTCTTCATCGTCCCCATCGGGAAGGGCGTCATCGCGAACCTCTTCCGCACGCACCCGACCACCGAACGCCGCGTCGAGCGCCTCCAGGAGCTGGCCGGCGAGATGGAATCCGCCTGA
- the hemC gene encoding hydroxymethylbilane synthase: MSTTLRLGTRGSALALRQAATIKERLENRRFDVELVEVETTGDQITDEAIHELGKTGAFVRALDEEVLDGDCDAAVHSMKDMPTEMPEDMIVAGVPERAAPRDVLVTRNGASLSGLPEGATVGTSSLRRGAQLLAERDDLDVQPLRGNVDTRVQKLLAPPLLAEHERRVVAEADEDVEDMAEYKQLDDGEDGDEDDEDDDSEYDRTVEEWFEDLTELQRRALEQDPDVEYDAIVLAEAGLERAGLLHHVEHQQLAPDRFVPAPSQGTLAVTALDGDLAEDLRSVLDHSPTRVEATVERTVLGELGGGCVAPVGIYAVLQGSVVRTAVRVLDREGEEEVRETRELPVQQHAQAAREFAADLADAGADDIIERARRDAGEESGAASASPEAPDDSTGDEA; this comes from the coding sequence ATGAGTACGACGCTCCGGCTGGGGACTCGCGGGTCCGCGCTCGCGCTGCGGCAGGCCGCCACCATCAAGGAACGGCTGGAGAACCGACGCTTCGACGTGGAACTCGTCGAGGTCGAGACCACGGGCGACCAGATCACCGACGAGGCGATCCACGAACTCGGGAAGACCGGCGCGTTCGTCCGCGCGCTCGACGAGGAGGTCCTCGACGGCGACTGCGACGCCGCCGTCCACTCGATGAAAGACATGCCCACCGAGATGCCCGAAGACATGATCGTCGCGGGCGTCCCCGAGCGGGCCGCACCGCGGGACGTGCTGGTCACCCGGAACGGGGCCTCCCTCTCGGGGCTGCCCGAGGGCGCGACGGTCGGCACGTCCAGCCTCCGCCGCGGCGCGCAGTTGCTCGCCGAGCGCGACGACCTGGACGTGCAGCCGCTCCGCGGAAACGTCGACACCCGCGTCCAGAAGCTGCTCGCGCCGCCGCTGCTGGCAGAGCACGAACGGCGCGTCGTCGCCGAGGCCGACGAGGACGTCGAGGACATGGCCGAGTACAAACAGCTCGACGACGGCGAGGACGGCGACGAAGACGACGAGGACGACGACTCGGAGTACGACCGCACCGTCGAAGAGTGGTTCGAGGACCTGACCGAACTCCAGCGGCGGGCGCTCGAGCAGGACCCCGACGTCGAGTACGACGCGATCGTCCTCGCGGAGGCTGGCCTGGAGCGGGCGGGGCTGCTCCATCACGTCGAACACCAGCAGCTGGCCCCCGACCGGTTCGTCCCGGCACCCAGCCAGGGGACGCTCGCGGTGACCGCTCTCGACGGCGACCTCGCCGAGGACCTCCGGAGCGTGCTGGACCACTCGCCGACGCGGGTCGAGGCGACCGTCGAGCGCACGGTGCTGGGCGAACTCGGCGGTGGCTGCGTCGCACCGGTGGGCATCTACGCCGTCCTCCAGGGGTCGGTCGTCCGCACCGCCGTTCGCGTGCTCGACCGCGAGGGCGAGGAAGAGGTCCGCGAGACGCGCGAACTGCCAGTCCAGCAGCACGCCCAGGCGGCTCGGGAGTTCGCGGCGGATCTCGCCGACGCCGGCGCCGACGACATCATCGAGCGGGCCCGCCGGGACGCCGGCGAGGAGAGCGGCGCAGCCAGCGCCTCGCCGGAGGCGCCCGACGACAGCACAGGTGACGAAGCGTGA
- the cobA gene encoding uroporphyrinogen-III C-methyltransferase codes for MTGTVYLVGSGPGDPDLLTVKARRLLDEADVVLHDKLPGPEILGLIPEEKREDVGKRAGGDRTPQSVTNERLVELAEAGETVVRLKGGDPFVFGRGGEEAAYLADHGIDFEVVPAVTSAIAGPAVAGIPVTHRDHASSVSFVTGHEDPTKEESAVDWEALAATGGTIVVLMGVGKLPDYTAALREAGMDPDTPVALVERATWPDQQVATGTLDTIVDARDEVGISPPAITVIGDVAGERERLAEFLHGYGTDAADGEDDG; via the coding sequence GTGACCGGGACCGTCTACCTCGTCGGCTCCGGTCCGGGCGATCCAGACCTGCTGACGGTCAAGGCCCGCCGTCTGCTGGACGAGGCCGACGTGGTGTTGCACGACAAGCTGCCCGGCCCCGAAATTCTGGGACTGATCCCCGAGGAGAAACGCGAAGACGTGGGCAAGCGGGCGGGCGGCGACCGGACACCGCAGTCGGTAACCAACGAGCGGCTGGTCGAACTCGCCGAGGCGGGCGAGACGGTCGTCCGGCTGAAGGGCGGCGACCCGTTCGTCTTCGGTCGCGGCGGTGAAGAAGCCGCGTATCTCGCCGACCACGGGATCGACTTCGAGGTCGTCCCGGCCGTCACCTCGGCCATCGCGGGCCCGGCGGTGGCAGGCATCCCCGTGACTCACCGTGACCACGCCTCCTCCGTCTCGTTCGTCACCGGACACGAGGACCCCACCAAAGAGGAGTCTGCGGTCGACTGGGAGGCGCTGGCGGCCACCGGCGGCACCATCGTCGTCCTGATGGGCGTCGGCAAGCTCCCCGACTACACCGCCGCCCTCCGCGAGGCCGGCATGGACCCCGATACGCCCGTCGCCCTCGTGGAGCGGGCGACCTGGCCCGACCAACAGGTGGCGACCGGGACGCTGGACACCATCGTCGACGCCCGCGACGAGGTCGGCATCTCGCCGCCGGCGATCACCGTGATCGGCGACGTGGCCGGCGAGCGCGAGCGCCTCGCCGAGTTCCTCCACGGGTACGGTACCGACGCGGCCGACGGGGAGGACGACGGATGA